CATCAGGGTGTTTCTGGTAATCAATTTGGGGTGATTCCACCATTTTTTATGCCTCCCTTCCTACTTTTTCGAGGCATAAAGGATAAAAATTCACCTCATATAGCAAAATTTATTCCGATCTCTATTGGTGATACCCCTGATTGTCCCCTCTCCCGGATTCTCAATGGTGAGGAGCTTGTTGAGAAAGAGAAGGAGATGGTGCGCAGGGATGGTATCGGAGTCTTCTGCCTGATGTCGGTCAATCCCTTCCGGGGAGCACAAGGGGAATTGCTTGGCATCGTTGCCTTTATGAAGGATATCAGTGAGTGGAAAAAAGCACAGGAACTGCTGCGGGAGTCCGAGGCCAAGTACTCGGCCCTGGTGGAGCAGGCCCAGGATGGGGTTGCCATCATCCAGGATGGAGTTTTCAAATTCACTAATACCGCATCACTCCGGCTAATTGGCTATACGTCTGAAGAACTGCTCGGCATGCCTTTTCTCGATATCGTAGCGCCTGAATCAAGAGAAATGGCAAACTGGCTCTATTCCCTGCTGCTTGCCGGTGAAAAGGTTCCTCCCTTTTTTGAAGTAAAGGTCATATGCAAAGACGGAACCATGAAAGATGGAGAGGTCTCGAGCGGCCTTATTCAATATAACGGCAAGCCTGCCGTAATGACCATTACCCGTGATATTACCGGCCGCAGGCAGATAGAGAAGGAGAAGGAAAAAATCCAGTCTCAGCTCCTTCAGGCACAGAAGATGGAGGCAATCGGTCTTCTGGCCGGAGGAGTGGCCCATGATTTCAATAATCTTTTAACCATGATTCAGGGGCATGCTACCCTGGCCCTGCTTGAAGTTGGCGAAGACAATCCCGTGGCCGTGGATCTGAAAGAGATCCGCCTGGCATCCGGCCGGGCAGCCAATCTCACCAGGCAGTTGCTCCTCTTCAGCCGCAAGCAACCGACGGAACCTGTGTCCCTCAATCTCAACAGCACCGTCGATGAATTGCTCAAGATGATTCACCGTGTTATCGGCGAGGATATCCGCATCACCATCGACCTTGAGCCGAACCTGCAGACGGTTCTGGCTGATGAAGGAAATATCGAACAGGTAATCATGAACCTGGTGGTTAATGCCAGGGATGCCATGCCAAAGGGAGGAGAGCTCACCATCAGGACCGAAAACCTGACCCTGGATGAGAACCAGGCGGCGAATTTTCCCGAAGCCCGGGCCGGCCAGTTTGTGCGCCTGTCAATTATCGATACGGGATACGGCATGAGCAGCGAGGTCATGAGCCGGATATTTGAACCCTTCTATACCACCAAAGAGATCGGAAAGGGCAGCGGGCTTGGCCTGTCCGTGGTCTATGGCATCATCAAGCAGCATGAGGGATGGATCAACGTTTCCAGTGCCCCGCAGCGAGGATCAACGTTTGCCGTTTGTCTGCCTGCTTCCCTGATGATTCCGGAAAAGAAAGCCAATGAGGCGGTCTCAGTGAAGAAGTTTCAAGGAGAAGGTGAACGGATCCTGGTGGTGGAGGATGAGGATGGAGTCCGTAAAGTGACTGCCACCATGCTCCAGGAAAATGGCTATGTTGTCTTTACGGCTGCAAACTCCCGGCAGGCACTGTCCATTTTCGGACAGGAGAGGGGAAATTTCAATCTGCTCCTGAGTGATGTGATTCTGCCCGACCAAAGTGCCATTGAGCTGGCCGATCAGCTCCTTTTGCTCCAACCCCGGCTTCGGATCCTTTTAATCAGCGGCTATCCGGATAAGCAGTCACAATGGACCACCATACGGGAGCGGGGATTCCGGTTTCTCCATAAACCCGTTTCCCTGGTTGATCTGCTTCGAGCTCTCAGGGAAGTCATTGCTGAGCCAGCCGACCACCGAGAACTGCCATAGGCCGTCCCCTGCGCATCCCTCTCCCTTTTAGGGAGGGGAAGAAGTTGTTTTTGTTCACCCCCACCTAACCTCCCCCCTCAAAAGGGGGAGGGATTGACAGACGCATTCTCGACATCAGGGCTATGAACCAGGAGAAATCTCTGCGAAACCAAAAGTGTCCGCCCCTGAACCCACTCCCCGGAAGGGCGAGGGAGAAAAACCCTCCCCTGAGCTCAATGCCTATGGGCGAAAGCCCCCTGTGTTAAAAAGTCTTTGGCAGTGTGTGTTTTTTATCATATTTTGTGGTAAAATGAGCATTAAAAGGAGCATAATTCGGCTTATTATACATTGAATTTGAGCAAAAAAATACCTTTTCGGGTGTCAGACCCTTGTATCAGGCAGGCGATAACAGATGCAAAAAATAAAAAAAGAGAATGTTTTTCCCAGGTTTGTAAAACTCTGCCCAAAGGTCTCCAGAGCAAAATCCGCAAAAAAAAATCTCGATCAGGCGGAAGATGATTCAGATCCCTGCCGCCGCCCATATCTTCAGGAGACTGCGAGAGATCGCACTGTTGCACCGCAGTCTGCCATCAATGAGCAGTTTCGACAGGAGATAGCCAGGAGAAAGGAAATCGAGAAATCGCTCATACGGTGTTCACACGAACTTGCCGAGCGTACCAAAGAATTGAATTGCCTATCTGGTATAGCCTGTCTGATTGGAAAAGAAGACCTTTCACTGGAGGAGACATTACAGGGCATTGTTGACCTTATCCCATCCGCCTGGCAGTATCCGGAGATCACCTGTGCCCGGCTGATTTTAAAAGACCAGACGTTCACGACCCGTAATTTTAAGGAAACTATCTGGAAGCAGGCTTCCGCCATTACCTTCCATAATGAGGTAGCCGGCGCTCTTGAAGTTTATTACCTGGAAGAGAAACCAAAATGTGATGAAGGCCCTTTCTTAAAAGAGGAAAGAAACCTGATCAACATTGTTGAACGGGTCGTCAGAAAAATCATCCAGCGTGAGTGGGCAGAGGAGGAGCTGCGGGCTGAGAAGCAGCGGCTTTTTAATATCCTCGATAATATTCCCGCATCTATCCATATCCAGGCGAGGGACTATTCCATCCGCTTTGCCAACCGCTACTTCAGAGAGTCGCGTGGTGTGCCCCAGGACCGGAAATGTTACGAGATCCTGGCCGGGCGAAAAGAGCCCTGTGAGG
This window of the bacterium genome carries:
- a CDS encoding PAS domain S-box protein is translated as HQGVSGNQFGVIPPFFMPPFLLFRGIKDKNSPHIAKFIPISIGDTPDCPLSRILNGEELVEKEKEMVRRDGIGVFCLMSVNPFRGAQGELLGIVAFMKDISEWKKAQELLRESEAKYSALVEQAQDGVAIIQDGVFKFTNTASLRLIGYTSEELLGMPFLDIVAPESREMANWLYSLLLAGEKVPPFFEVKVICKDGTMKDGEVSSGLIQYNGKPAVMTITRDITGRRQIEKEKEKIQSQLLQAQKMEAIGLLAGGVAHDFNNLLTMIQGHATLALLEVGEDNPVAVDLKEIRLASGRAANLTRQLLLFSRKQPTEPVSLNLNSTVDELLKMIHRVIGEDIRITIDLEPNLQTVLADEGNIEQVIMNLVVNARDAMPKGGELTIRTENLTLDENQAANFPEARAGQFVRLSIIDTGYGMSSEVMSRIFEPFYTTKEIGKGSGLGLSVVYGIIKQHEGWINVSSAPQRGSTFAVCLPASLMIPEKKANEAVSVKKFQGEGERILVVEDEDGVRKVTATMLQENGYVVFTAANSRQALSIFGQERGNFNLLLSDVILPDQSAIELADQLLLLQPRLRILLISGYPDKQSQWTTIRERGFRFLHKPVSLVDLLRALREVIAEPADHRELP